The Arachis ipaensis cultivar K30076 chromosome B07, Araip1.1, whole genome shotgun sequence genome includes a window with the following:
- the LOC107609551 gene encoding DEAD-box ATP-dependent RNA helicase 39-like isoform X1 produces the protein MVSGGGCIRPQEDSLNNPIDMVVGTPGRILQHIEEGILVYGDIKYLVLDEADTMFDHGFGPDIRKFLAPLKHRASKSDGLGFLTVLVTATMTKAVQKLIDEEFQGIVHLRISTLHKKISSARHDFIKLSGSENKLEALLQVLVPSRAKGNKVMVFCNTLDSNRAVDHYLVENMIPTIIYHWKVPAEQRGSTSRAKVKVENLNKFKNDIDDRPTLVCTDLAARGLDLDVDHVVKFDFPLNSIDYFHWTGRTACMGEKGKILSLKVTSLVTKKDLILATRIEEAMRKNESLEAITKGVRRDIARTQVNGQSGKDRKLVKVSKVKNNPGGRASLGNKGSDLKSGKGSSSKKSMKKWIKVSNSVKSSNANSSRKASSGYKQTSKRTSATKSTNSKLSTITS, from the exons ATGGTAAGTGGTGGTGGCTGTATTAGGCCTCAAGAGGATTCACTTAATAACCCCATTGATATGGTAGTTGGTACCCCTGGAAGGATTCTTCAACATATTGAGGAGGGCATCCTAGTGTATGGCGACATCAAATACTTG GTCTTGGATGAGGCAGATACAATGTTTGATCATGGCTTTGGTCCTGATATACGCAAATTTCTGGCCCCATTGAAACATCGTGCATCAAAGTCTGATGGCCTAGGTTTTCTGACCGTCTTGGTAACCGCAACAATGACAAAG GCTGTGCAAAAGCTAATTGATGAGGAGTTTCAGGGCATTGTACATCTGCGAATATCAACATTGCATAAAAAGATTTCTTCTGCTCGTCACGATTTTATTAAACTTTCAGGTTCTGAGAACAAGCTGGAAGCATTACTTCAG GTACTTGTGCCAAGCCGAGCAAAAGGCAACAAGGTGATGGTTTTTTGCAATACTTTGGACTCTAACCGTGCGGTGGATCACTACCTTGTTGAAAATATGATTCCTACTATCATCTACCATTGGAAAGTACCAGCAGAGCAAAGGGGAAGTACCAGCAGAGCAAAAGTGAA GGTTGAAAACCTCAATAAATTTAAGAATGACATTGATGATCGTCCAACATTAGTTTGCACAGACTTGGCCGCTAGGGGTCTGGACTTGGATGTAGACCATGTTGTTAAGTTTGACTTCCCCTTGAACTCT ATCGATTACTTTCATTGGACTGGTAGAACTGCTTGTATGGGTGAAAAGGGTAAAATCTTATCAT tgaaaGTAACCAGTTTGGTTACAAAGAAGGACTTGATCTTGGCCACTAGAATAGAGGAGGCAATGAGGAAGAATGAGAGTTTGGAGGCTATCACGAAAGGAGTACGAAGGGATATCGCCAGGACCCAAGTTAATGGGCAGAGTGGGAAGGACAGAAAATTAGTTAAAGTTTCTAAAGTTAAGAACAATCCTGGTGGACGTGCCAGTTTAGGGAATAAAGGATCGGATTTGAAATCCGGAAAAGGATCATCATCAAAAAAATCTATGAAGAAATGGATTAAGGTTTCAAATTCTGTAAAATCCTCCAATGCAAATAGCTCGAGAAAAGCTTCTTCAGGGTATAAGCAAACAAGTAAAAGGACCAGTGCCACCAAATCGACAAATTCTAAACTCAGTACTATAACTAGTTGA
- the LOC107609551 gene encoding DEAD-box ATP-dependent RNA helicase 39-like isoform X2: MVSGGGCIRPQEDSLNNPIDMVVGTPGRILQHIEEGILVYGDIKYLVLDEADTMFDHGFGPDIRKFLAPLKHRASKSDGLGFLTVLVTATMTKAVQKLIDEEFQGIVHLRISTLHKKISSARHDFIKLSGSENKLEALLQVLVPSRAKGNKVMVFCNTLDSNRAVDHYLVENMIPTIIYHWKVPAEQRGSTSRAKVKVENLNKFKNDIDDRPTLVCTDLAARGLDLDVDHVVKFDFPLNSIDYFHWTGRTACMGEKVKVTSLVTKKDLILATRIEEAMRKNESLEAITKGVRRDIARTQVNGQSGKDRKLVKVSKVKNNPGGRASLGNKGSDLKSGKGSSSKKSMKKWIKVSNSVKSSNANSSRKASSGYKQTSKRTSATKSTNSKLSTITS; this comes from the exons ATGGTAAGTGGTGGTGGCTGTATTAGGCCTCAAGAGGATTCACTTAATAACCCCATTGATATGGTAGTTGGTACCCCTGGAAGGATTCTTCAACATATTGAGGAGGGCATCCTAGTGTATGGCGACATCAAATACTTG GTCTTGGATGAGGCAGATACAATGTTTGATCATGGCTTTGGTCCTGATATACGCAAATTTCTGGCCCCATTGAAACATCGTGCATCAAAGTCTGATGGCCTAGGTTTTCTGACCGTCTTGGTAACCGCAACAATGACAAAG GCTGTGCAAAAGCTAATTGATGAGGAGTTTCAGGGCATTGTACATCTGCGAATATCAACATTGCATAAAAAGATTTCTTCTGCTCGTCACGATTTTATTAAACTTTCAGGTTCTGAGAACAAGCTGGAAGCATTACTTCAG GTACTTGTGCCAAGCCGAGCAAAAGGCAACAAGGTGATGGTTTTTTGCAATACTTTGGACTCTAACCGTGCGGTGGATCACTACCTTGTTGAAAATATGATTCCTACTATCATCTACCATTGGAAAGTACCAGCAGAGCAAAGGGGAAGTACCAGCAGAGCAAAAGTGAA GGTTGAAAACCTCAATAAATTTAAGAATGACATTGATGATCGTCCAACATTAGTTTGCACAGACTTGGCCGCTAGGGGTCTGGACTTGGATGTAGACCATGTTGTTAAGTTTGACTTCCCCTTGAACTCT ATCGATTACTTTCATTGGACTGGTAGAACTGCTTGTATGGGTGAAAAGG tgaaaGTAACCAGTTTGGTTACAAAGAAGGACTTGATCTTGGCCACTAGAATAGAGGAGGCAATGAGGAAGAATGAGAGTTTGGAGGCTATCACGAAAGGAGTACGAAGGGATATCGCCAGGACCCAAGTTAATGGGCAGAGTGGGAAGGACAGAAAATTAGTTAAAGTTTCTAAAGTTAAGAACAATCCTGGTGGACGTGCCAGTTTAGGGAATAAAGGATCGGATTTGAAATCCGGAAAAGGATCATCATCAAAAAAATCTATGAAGAAATGGATTAAGGTTTCAAATTCTGTAAAATCCTCCAATGCAAATAGCTCGAGAAAAGCTTCTTCAGGGTATAAGCAAACAAGTAAAAGGACCAGTGCCACCAAATCGACAAATTCTAAACTCAGTACTATAACTAGTTGA